The Mastacembelus armatus chromosome 14, fMasArm1.2, whole genome shotgun sequence genomic interval AGTGGGATTTCTTGtaagagtatgtgtgtgtgtgttgaagtgcTCTGTGCTCACTTTGTCCAACAGTATCAAAGGACTTAATGAGGGATTTGACAGTAGCGCCGGGCTCTGAGTCAGTATCTCCGCTGGCTTCGTTGGGCGTGGTTGGGATCATGGGGATGCCACACCAGTGACGGTTGTTATCAGAATCAGACACTCTCACCTCATCACCTTGAGACCTAACAAAGAAAACGAACAAAGTTTCTGTGTAGAGACATAGATACATACACCTGGGCAGAGAAAAATCTGATGATACAGCATGTGCATTTGTGAACTGAGGAGTGGACTTTCAAAACCCTCCCTTTAGCACTTTTCTTCTGAGATTACCTGCTGATTAGAATGAATGCTTTCAAATTAGTTGTTTGTTAGATATATTGACAAGAACATGTGACCACAGTTAAAAGTTTGAACTAAAGAACTGTCAACAACTGATGACCAGTTGCAGATACACAGATCTAAATTTAGAACACAAAATCTGAACATCTGAGTAAGCCAATCATCAAGACACTTTCTAACCATTGGCCCTTGTGAACATTGGACTTTAGGCTCTAGAGTGAGGGATTTAGAGTGTGACACAAAGATAGTGGCAGATGACAAATGAATAACAAAGAAGTAGGGAATTTCTGCACTCTAccacatttcatttattcattgacCTACCATTGACAGTCAAACAGGCATACAGTACACTTACAGTATATGTGTTCCTTTTCAGGCAtaaaaaaagcctttttaagTCTCTGAATAAAAACTTAACAGGACATTCACTGTATTGTTCATTAAGTTTTACTAAGACAAAAAATGGGCGATAACACTATCTTCTCATCTTTGCCCCAATTTCTAGAGTTTTTTCAGCCTAtgcaaatgtttacattttgaggACCAGTGCCTTATTATCTGGTATAACAACATggcttttaataaaaatgcacaaaCTGGACATCTGTGATAAAAGCTGGAGTGTAAGTAGAACCTGAGATCCTGCAACCACATATTATTATACTACAGCAACATAGAATATTTCAGTAGGAGTTTGgctcaaatacaaaataaatcaacCATGTGATAAGTGACATATCTTTCAAAATAAGTGACATCACAAAATTCGAATATCTGATATGTTACATACATTACAAGAGCGATTAACATGAAAGAAGAGCTGATTCACCTTTAAGTTTCAAATACAAAGTCTATGTGGTTGACTATGTTTAACTTTCCTAAGggatatatttaataaaaatatcaatccATTCAGGAACCAGTAACACAGTCTTCTTGGTCTTTGAGTTGAAATGGACCATAAACCTCTATGTTGGTttgaggagaagagaaaaaaaaacaaaaaaaacaagaggtacatctgtctgtgtttgtggcaGTCCTAATATCTACTAATGGCAGTGCTCTGGATCATCTGCCAGCATGGCTAACCTCAAAATCATCCTGGTTATTCTATctggcagaaagaaaaaataatttacattaccatgtttattttagaatgacaaacagaaacaaagcagatgatATCAGTGTGTCATTGCAGAAGTGACCCATTTATAGGAATTGTGTATTCCATACTGCCATCTAATGGCTAAATGTGGCAATGCATTGTGTTTTCCAACAATAACCAAAAAACAAAgccttaaaacatttttttacacataAATGTCTAGTTTTACAGTAATAACAGAGGACAAAGTGAAAGTAATTTGACCGATATAGAAACAGTAAGAAAAAGAGCCACCTAGTTTCTCCTGCCTTGAAATAtggattttctgacatttcaaatGTGTCGTGTGTCAGCTTTACCACTGGCTGAACAGTTACCAGTAGTTTTCATACTTCACCTTTACCTTTTTGACTTGATACATTTGTAACAGGATGTACAATTTCTAtcttctctaaaaaaaaaaaaaaaaacaaaaggcacaaaGCAGCTTtgcacagttttaaaaaagtctCTCAAATATGGCATTTATTTAACATAAGTTACATGACAGAGTACATTCATTCAATACAGTATTATAATCTAAGGTTCCaaagaaatggagaaaaggAAACTAGACTCTGTCATGAGACTGTATGTGTTCTGCATCTACACTGGTCAGTGTGGCTTAAAATCAGACCTGTTTCCcagattacattttaaataacacagAAAGCTAATAAGTGCAACAATAACACTGTCTTCATGTGGTGCTGAAGCGGAGGGCACTTCTTTAGTGTCCTTCTACTGCAGTCTTGGTATCAAAAGTGGCTCCGGTGcttattctgaaaagaaaagagggaagaTTAACTGCTTTTTTATAGCTACAGTGCCAAgactaaatgtttaaatgtttacataTGAATGTGGAGCAGAACTAGATTCATGTCATTTCTTTATGACATTGTTATTATGAAACACAGCCTCTCTGGGCAATTTTTGACTCTCATCCATGCATACGTCACTGGATTAATAAGGTCTTTCATAACGTCACATTTGAGTAAATCACCTGGTGATGGAGAGGCTATGCAAATGTATCTAAAGCAGATGATGCATAGCATGAATTCAGTCCAGTCATGCTGTGCAGACCATCCTGCTATGACCGTAAAGGTAGACGGGTTATTCATTCACAGAACAGCAGGTGGCACCAGATACATCTTTTGGGCAGATTTAAAGAACCAGGCGACCCAAATCAAAAATGTAAGATATGCCTGAAGGGCAATCAGCCAGCACACAGAATGCCAGCAGGAGTCAGGCAGGCTGAAGCAGCAACATGAagccaaacacagacaggaaggtcagtgagcagcagcacacagggCAGGGAAAGGCAAGCTGACAGAGAGGGCTGGCAGGACAGGGAACTCACCTGGATTTTACATAGGGAAGCTTGTCAGAGGGACATCTTTGATAGTCATCACAGGGAGCTGCTGGAGGTGGGGAGTGGACGCAGTGTAACAGCTAATCTTGGGGAAAGTCCACGGATTTAGCCATAGACTAAAACCAGTAATGTTAATGTACTACATGGAActtcaacaaaaacatatttggtTTTAAACCAAATAGTATTTCTTAAATACTAAAAACTGTTCTTATGAGGTACTGTGAAGTGATCTAGtatgaatgaaaatgtttcaaataggACTCAGAAATCATTTGTTAGCTTAAAGGTTTTGACCTTGACTGGCCACACAGAGTGCTTTATAATAGCAGATCTAAGCAGACTGCCACAGGTACGAGTATTTGACCTGGCATGATAATGAAAGAGGACAACACTGTCAAAAATACCATGGTATTTGCATGCTCAAACACACTTATGTACAGTTACACACAAACCAATGCAACGCTCTTGATAAATGAATCAATCACAATACTGCATGGCCACAGAGCAACAACACTACAAGAAATCTTAAAAAGTAGGATATATTTCAGTGGAATATTTTCACTGAAAAGTGCAGAGAGGACACTGTTATACTGGCTGCAGTGTTGTaactacttcttcttcttttcctttgggctgctaccttcaggggtcgccacagtgaatcatctgcctccatttaaccctatcctctctatcctcctcacccacaccaactatcctcatgtcctgcTTCACTACATTGGCTGCAGTGTTGTAACACATAGTCAAATTAGCATCTGTGCATTGTGCATGTCTGCCACAATGTCTATAATCtcatataataataatctgacTGTCATCAGTATAGGGTAGTCTATTGTGGAGTACAAGGTTTGAATGTTACTATAGTGCAATCGTCAGTGTGGaaaagggagacagagagggaagcAGCTTCAAGGAGTAGAATACATAGAGGAAAATACCACAGGAGACTGCTCATTTACCATCAGAGTCTGCCAAATCCTAGGAAACCAAACTCTGAAACTATGAGGATTTTTACAAGTAATATTGCGAAATACGAAGATATAAACCAAACAACATCTACATCACAAGCTATCCCGTTTGACAATACTAGACAGGAATATTGGAATCCTCTTAAGGAAGAGATACAGTTAAAATTGTATGACTGTTTGAATCACATAAATAGAACATATCATTAAAATGAGGATATGGCAAAACTCTGGCAGTATCATGTCCACATCATGTTTAAAGAGGAAGGATCTGCAGCCCGATGCTAAACAAGGGGAGCTGAGGGAAGGGAGGAACTGAAAGGTGGAATACAGTGAAATGGTACCTGATTCCCTGCAGGGCCTCTAGTTCTGCAGAAAGCTTGGCATTGCGATCCTGCTCCTCCTGCAACTGTCTACGGACTGTCCGCAGCTCCTGCTGAGCCTCCACCTTAATGTCATTGGCAACCACCACTGCCGTCTGGAGGTCTGCCTGGAACCGCCGCCACTCCTCTTTTTCATCCTAAAGACAGACAATATGATATACACTGTACAGGTAGatgcaaatataaacacatgcaaGATAATTCATGCAGTCAGTAATCACTGATggacaaataaaatgactgaattgTGTATTTATGTTAGACACTGGAAAATCATTTACAGTTTAGATTAAAAACTATATAAACCTCTAAGATATTACTTTGATGTAACTATGACTGTTTTATCCCAAAATCCAAATTTTGTTAAGAGCAGCATCTATTcctaatagtaataataataataaatagagaattgtggaaataaaacatgtacCAAATTTCAGCAAACCTCAGAAAGAACTGGAAAAAAGCTAGAAAGAACCACCTCaacatagaaaaaacagaaaacgcTCACTGGATCTGACCTACAACCGGTACcctaaaggaaaagaaaacataagcaTTCAgtactgatttgtttttgactacATGGCTACTACATTAAAAGCTGGTATTGGatccattttttaaactttttgtcttttcaaattgttttcAACATCTACAGTACTActatacaaaagaaaaataataaaatgaagttCCAACAGATAGCTGTTATAAAGAAAACCATTAAACAGATGCAATGGTCACACCACAGAAAAAATCCCTGCCATTGTTGAACAGCCAACCTGCAGGTTCCCCAGTGCTACTGAAACAATACACAGTAGAAAGATGCCTCCAAGGTCAAACATTTTGGTAAAAAGACAGGACAAAAATGAGCTGAATATTGGGGGAGTATATTGTCCTGAACTTAAAAGTGCTTCACCAAAAATCTATCATTTGAGTGTCCCTAATTCACACCAGCTGGAATGAGCAAGGCTGCTTAAGAAGATGGTCAGGGCAGAAAAAGGCATACAACCCTCTGTGCCAGCTGTCAACGTTTcaaaccacaactgaaacaatcCACATGTCTCTATCTATACTCTATTATATTTCCCCCATCATTTCATAGTTTCACAGAAATTCACTGCTTCTGTTCCATGAAATAAGCCCTGCTCAAAGCTTTGAGGCAAATCATTTCTACAGCAaatattcttttattatttattgaacaGAGAAGGGGAGACTTAATGCTTGACAATGTTTGACGAAGGTAGACCTGCTCTCAGGATGTCACAGTGTGACGTGTTAGCAGGATGTCCTTGGTTTGAACTTCTAAAAAGTTTATTCTATATTTAAAGTAAACTGAATCacttagttttatttattttgtctgtatCTTGAACCAATGATCTCCAAACTGCTGTAATTTACTGATTAAACAATATAAATCACATCATCGCAGATGTTATAAAGCAGCTTTGTGGTTCTGTTTGAAGCTTTCTTACCTTCAGCTGTCTACTCAAGACTTTCAGTTGTCGCTCTACTTCAGCTTTTTGTTCGTCCAGCTTTTTGACAAGATCTGTAATGACAGAATTTTGAGATCTGCTCCCCCAACCTCTGCATTATAgaattttacaaattaaaatagtttattgTATACCATAATGGCTAATATAAAAGTAGCAATTATTTCTGGACCATATCAGATCTTTCTAAAAGGGTTTCTTATTAAAATTACAAGCCAATCCGATCTGTGTAATGGCCTGTGGAATTGCAATGTTACTGTAAGTGCCCATTCCCATTCATACAACATTTGCCAATTTCAGTGAAGCTAGAAGATGTGTCATATTTTGCAGTTCATAAGAATAGTTACATGGTACAACAAGCTTCACTCTGCATTAAATTTGACCTTTACAAAGGTTATacaattcagtttttgttaGAATGCTTTAAAGAGGGATTGACTAAACATCATGATCAGTCTGAAGGTGTCTCTAATATTGTGCCCCTCCATTTATCTAAATAAGAACTGGCTGATTATTCCTTCTAGAGTTTATTCAAGACTGCAGGGTCAAGACTCCTCAGAGccacagaaaactgaatgaCAACAAAACGAAACATACTCTCCATGTCCAGGACGGCTTGGTTGGTGTGGCAGTTCACAGCCCTCTGCTGCTCCACCTGGTCCTCCAGTTCAAAGATGGTTTCCTTCAGCTCCTTCACCTGGTTGTCGGCCTGAATCCCAGCATCCTCCAGGGCAGTCACCCGGCTGCTGAGCTCCTGCTCCTTCCTCTCGGCCCGCTCTTGAACCTGCTGGCATTTGGCCTCCACCTGTGTATCAGTGCACATTTGTGACATTATGGAGGGTTTAGTGCAGACATGAAAGATGCACTGTTTCATTGTAAATTCATTACTGGCTGTCACTATTCTGATTAGGTGGATACACTCAAGTCACCTTTGGTTCAAGACAGGGCAATTTACAATATCTTCCAGTCATGTTTGTTGTGAAGTGTTTCCATTTAATCTTAATGATGCttttatacatacatttttgaGCATCAGtaagtgaggggaaaaaaggaggCTCAGTTATCTCATGGTATATTAGATTGATctgatgaaaagaaaattggTTTTTAATTACTatcaaaaagcaaaatgcaaCTGTAGCAATTTACAATTGACCTTAACACACTACATGATTTGTAATGTTGATTGATTTTTCTCCCTTGATTCCACATCTGCCATTTAATTTAGACTTTTCAAGTCCTGGTTTTTAATTATGAGGGAAAGCAAATACAAATAAGGGTAAATGTGCATAAACAAGTCCACGCATTATCATTTACACTGTCTGTAAATGACCATTTGGCAATCCTATGGTGTCATGCAAAGTGACTGTGACTCATGGAAATAATACTTCAGCCTGGATTAGGCCTGACTTTGCTCCAACTATTGAAGCTGAAGTCAGTGTACCATGATGAGCGCTGTTTTCCTGAGAGATGACACAGCAAAGCAGATCTTGTGCGCATAATAAACCGCACTAAAATAAGGTAAGTGATCTAGTTATGCAGGGCACTTTTCAACTGACACCATGTGGCTCTAATAAGTTCAGATGTTTGTGAGTGAAGTTATGGAGTGGCCTCACCCTCACACCCATGTGGCAGGAGTGACTCATAGGGCCACACACTGGTGGAGCACGCTTCTGTTGGCACCACAGCTATAGTCCAACAATGACAACATCGCTAAGCTAATGGTGACCCGCCTTACTTTGGAGCAACGATAATCAAAGTGATCCAAAACCATACTTCTTCAGTCTCTGTAGTGTTTGTGGTGTTTAAGGGGAAAACCCAAGTGACTACtgaaaaacataagaaaacaaTTTGAGTGAACATGAGTTCATGTGCAGTGGTGGTGCAGAAAGATAACCAATACCAGCCTGTAAGCTGTAAACTCTGTCTAATGCAGACATTCAAGCCATCGTGGGAGATGCCCCTCTTGTTCTTTCAACAGGGAGTGACTGAGCCAGGAATTACGAAGATGTCCATTTCACTGACACTTGACTCACCTCGTAACATTCATTAGCATTAATAGCAGATCAATAATTATTACAGGTCATATGTGATAATGACATGAAAGCTTTCTGTGGTATTTTGACTCAATTCACATATGCAAGTTTttcttacaaagaaaaacatagaaACTGAGTTGTAACCTTGGATTCCTCCTACCTTGGACATTGTGGCTCGCACATGTTCAGTCTCAGCCTGGGCCTGAAGCAGCTCCTGCCTCAGCTCTGTCAGCTCCACCTCCAGCCTGTCTCTCTCAGTGTGGGCTGTCTTCAGCAGGTTCTGCAACTCCGTGCTGTCACTGGCACTCTGCAAAGCCTTCAGCTCACCCACCTTTTGTCTCTCAATGTCCACCTGTGCCTTCAGCCTACTGTTTTCCAGTCTGAGACAGTCTGCTGTCGACTTCTGTTCCTTTGCGACTTGTGCTGCCTGACCTCCAACTTCTTGCTCCCTGTCCAGCTGGGTCTGCAGCTTGTCCACCTCCTCTCTGAAGCAGCATACCTGACCTTGGGCCTTCTGGTGCTCCTCCTCCAGAGCCCGTAGGCTGCCTGTCAGTTGCTGCTGGATGTCCACCAGTTTCTCCCGTTCAAAGCGAGAGCTCTCCACCAGCTCAGTGTACCTCTGCTCAAGCTCGGCAAGCCGCGGCCCTTGGCTACCAAGTTCTTCCTCCCTCTGGGCTTGAGCTTGAGTTTGCTCCTGAATTCTGGCAACGAGTGTCTCATTCTTTTGGGCCAGCACCTCCAGACGCTCTCTCTGCTGTTGAAGTGACGTCTGCAGAAGGCGCTTCTCCTCTGCCAGACGCTCATTCTCAGCCGTCAGTTCCTGCACTACTTGCTGCTGATCAGCCAACTCCTGCAGAGTTGCCTGCAgctcctctgctgtgctgtggtgGCTCTCCTCCATCTTGTGGATCTTTTCTGTTAGACTCTGAAGTGACACATCATGCCCCACTGCCATGGTTATTGTCCTAGCTGCAATGGCTTCACCACTGACAACACTGCTCACTGATTCTGAGCGTGATGGTATCTTCTCAAACTCGGAGGAGTCAGGTGATGGTGAGCCTTTGGTGATGTCAGAGCTGGAAGAGAGAGAAGTTTTGATTGGGCTGGTAGAAGAAGGGAGACTGTCCTCTTGTGGAGCTGAGGAGTTGGAGTCTGAGGGTAAGCCATTCATCCAAGGCTTAGGGGGGACGCAGGTATTTGTACTTGACAAAGGAGAAGCCTCCAAGCAAAGTAGCTTTTCCTTGAGCACTTGGTTCTCTTCCCTCAGGGCTGCCAGCTCTCTCTGAAACTTGCCGTTCTTCTCCCTCAGCTCCCCAACCAGCACAAGGGCCTCTGCCACTTGTCCCTGTTCTTGATCTGCAGCAGGCTCATGGTGTGAGTTAGGTGGGGGTACAGAGGAAGAGGTTTTACCCTTACAGCGTTGCAACTCCATTCTGAGATTGCTGATTACTAAGTCCTTAGACTTGGCCTCAGCTAGCAGCTCCTGTACCTGAGACTCCAGAAGACCTTTTTCATGGCCTTCTGCATCTCCCCGGGACTTGGTTGTACTACGCGTCTGCTTTGTCAAGGTGGTCAGGCTGGAAGTGCTCGCACTAGAAACCATCCTCTTAGTGGAAGCACTCCGCAGATTGAACCTTGGAGAAATGCGATCTCTTGTTATGGCAGAAGGGATTTCTTTAGGACCAGGGATACCAGACTTCTTGGTTGCCTGTGCACCtgtaacacagaaaacaaatatttaagtaATCAAATCAGAATTTAGTCCATTCTCAGTGCAGCTGATGGAGCTCTATGAATTATAGAAATGTAATGTTAGTTTAGGTTTTTCACCCATTTCATTATTTCAGCTAACTAGCCACCAACAAGTGCCTTTTTTGCAGACTGACTCCAGGTTAATGAATCACAAAggctttttaaatgacaaactaTGACGTTgcataaaaaagcaaatattagTGTACTATTTGCAAAACCATATGATATTACATACTTCATAAGTCATAATATGTTAATTATAAAGTAAGTAAAGTATGCAATTCTGTTTATTAAATTAACAAACATAATCTTGGTCAGAAAATTATCAACTCAAGTTTCAAAGATAAAACTTTTCTTAATACAACAGCAGGCAGACTAATGCCATGCTGAGACCACAAATTTGTTAACAGCCTGTAGTGACAATAACTGAACAGACAGTGTGTCACATTCACATGTTTGTATTATTCAGCATTTTCATGCTGCTGGTCAATGTACCCTTTTCATATATTGTTCTCTGTTTAGACAACAGAGCATCTGACCGGCATGGTTTGTATGTTGGTGCCTGTTGTCATTCATTGCTGTAGCAGAGCTTAATTGTAGCATTTGAAAAGGCATCAGCGTGGGCCACTGGCACGAGTTTTTTCCAGACCCCTCTCAAATATGATGAGTATTTAAAGATGCCTGGTGTGCGCGCTGGGTTTTgcctgaaaacattttgttgtttgttttcagatcATCAGCAAAGAGCAAAGCTGACACAAGGGGGTCGCTTGTTTCAAAGGATGACAAGGTCGTCCCTGTGCACGTGGAGCATTTGGGCACAAAGCAGCTTAAGCAGAGCATAAAGACAGCTCTGTGTCACTTACATGCATACATCATCATCAAACCCACAGAGCAGAGGCTAAACAGACAGCCTGTATGAGGAGATAGACTGTGCATCACCCTGAgtgttcatgcacacacacacattccacaAACAAATGACCTAGTTTGAAATGGAAATCCAATACCCCTGTGGGTTCTTTAAGTACTCGTCCACTGATAGGCACTTTGCACAGACTATCCTCTTACAGAATAAACTGATGACCGTGGCAGGAGCTGCCAACATTGGCACAATTTCTGGGATACAAAGTTGTTTAAAATTCCCAGAGTGTGCAGCCATGGTTGAGAAAATTAGGTGCTTTCAGTAAAGACACACTATTggtataaatgtaaaaatacaaatataaagatTGAAATCTAATTGAAGGGTTCAACTGTATAATGATAACAAAAGCATAAAGGTTCAGACACAAAGGTGAATCAGGGTCTGTAAAGAGACAGAATGGCAGAATGACCCTCAGCCTCATTAGCTCTGAATAttactgttattttaaaaaaagaactatAACCTGCTTAGAATAAAATGATGCTGTTTAAATTCACAAACATAGCACTTCACCCCAATCATGAATTTGCTACTGACCAGGCCTGCACTTCACAAAAATCCACTAAAAATCCTaatttttctctgcatttcacAGAAGGTGAATCCATCAGTGACAGAATGAGGACAGCATGCATTCCTAAATTATGTACTGTCACATAGAAGATGTTTACACCAAATCAGAACTGTGTGCTATAAATGACTATATACTACATACTGCAAGAAGCATCACCCAGACAGAAGAAACATCTAACAGGTCATTCCTGTTTTATAGCCACTTGTCATACATCCATTATGGACTATAGgttcttgttaaaaaaaaaaaaaaaaaaaatgagagagatAGAAGTTCGATGTGATTAAGGTCAGCCCAGGATGATGCCAGGAGTGGGACTGTGGGACAGTCTtttcctttgctgttttttcagaCTCAGTTTTCCTTTTGCTCTTAGTGAATAAAACCCAGATGGAGCACATGAACTCACTTGTCTTTAGATCGCCCACCTCTTTAACCATGACATCACCACAGCTGCTGAATGTGCACAGAGAGATGACACCAGTTTAGATGGCAGGAGCCAGCACATACAAGATTGCAGAGTCCTAAAGAGCCATTAGAATAGAGTGTCATATAGTCTCTAAAGGATACCAAAGCCTTGTAATAAGACTGGCTCTGAAAACAGAGTTTGGATACAGTTCATCCAATTTCTTTCATCCAAAACCACTTGTATTTTCCATGTGTGTCAGCCAAATGCATGTTGGAAGTACAAGTACAGGTGCAGAACAGGCTACACTTTCTTAAGGAAGTtgagcatttttaaaacacaacgACTCTACTGACTGATGGATTAAGTGACATAGCCCAATAAAGAAAAATTATAACCAATTCCACAGTTGGCCTGATGTTGCCTATAAACATCTGACCAtaacaacagtgtttttgatACATCTGACACTGTATCAGTGTGTCTCCTGGAGATAAAAACACCACCACGGTTAGACAACATGTTTCTAAGACAGCTACAGCATTTTCACATCATCAAGTACCCACTGCTTTGACAGACACAGTGCACAAAGAAAGGCAAGCCTGTGCCAGGGAGAAAGATGTGCGTCTAGATTCTATGGAAAATGACGCTAAAGACACTAAAGACAGCAGGAAGATACCAGTACACCACTGACACTATTCAATTAGAGGGGCAGTCTGCGCCATCAATGCAACCTCCCAACCCCACAAAAAGTAaggcaacataaaaaaaattaacaaagcagaataaaataaaagaaggaCAAACAACATTTGAAAAACTAGTGAAAAAGTATTTTGAACAATCTCAAATGAACAATGAGGGTGGACTGAAGATAGATACGATTTTCCCTTATTCACACACCTAAATTGTGATGCCCATAAAAGAGATACTTGTGCCCATTTTTTTCTGGCAGAGCTGCTCAGTGActgcctgtaaaaaaaaaaaaaagaaaacctccAGGAGAGAATGTGGGTGAGTGCATTTTGTAGCAGTGCACAGTTGAAAATTACATTGCTTGCTTAGCTTTTTTTcttgaataaaaacaacagaagatgCATCTAAATGTGGGGTTAACGAATAACAACAAACTGCAATACACATTCATTCCTTAACTACACTGACATACCCTTGAGGATGCAGCtgaggggtacaccctggacagatcatcagtctatcacaaggctgacacacagagacagaccaaCACTTGCACTTAcagcacattcacacctacagacaacAATGAACCTAATCTGCACATCTTTacactgtgggaggaagctggagtacctggagaaactCTATCCACCT includes:
- the specc1 gene encoding cytospin-B, producing the protein MMKAGATKVGLPKPGLQERARQASLPPSSTSTTTAMRTSRSSNMLASDQRLSRLKRASSDDALTKPPLGATASSSRMKKTVTTGAISDLAEARPSSLSGAQATKKSGIPGPKEIPSAITRDRISPRFNLRSASTKRMVSSASTSSLTTLTKQTRSTTKSRGDAEGHEKGLLESQVQELLAEAKSKDLVISNLRMELQRCKGKTSSSVPPPNSHHEPAADQEQGQVAEALVLVGELREKNGKFQRELAALREENQVLKEKLLCLEASPLSSTNTCVPPKPWMNGLPSDSNSSAPQEDSLPSSTSPIKTSLSSSSDITKGSPSPDSSEFEKIPSRSESVSSVVSGEAIAARTITMAVGHDVSLQSLTEKIHKMEESHHSTAEELQATLQELADQQQVVQELTAENERLAEEKRLLQTSLQQQRERLEVLAQKNETLVARIQEQTQAQAQREEELGSQGPRLAELEQRYTELVESSRFEREKLVDIQQQLTGSLRALEEEHQKAQGQVCCFREEVDKLQTQLDREQEVGGQAAQVAKEQKSTADCLRLENSRLKAQVDIERQKVGELKALQSASDSTELQNLLKTAHTERDRLEVELTELRQELLQAQAETEHVRATMSKVEAKCQQVQERAERKEQELSSRVTALEDAGIQADNQVKELKETIFELEDQVEQQRAVNCHTNQAVLDMENLVKKLDEQKAEVERQLKVLSRQLKDEKEEWRRFQADLQTAVVVANDIKVEAQQELRTVRRQLQEEQDRNAKLSAELEALQGIRSQGDEVRVSDSDNNRHWCGIPMIPTTPNEASGDTDSEPGATVKSLIKSFDTVGQNGPSHALQLHSTPRSPLSGIPVRTAPAAAVSPIQRHSYIKPLSKTLEKRISRGEFSHPHDKLSGCGEDLKSNSLMRKSPSLESVIKTPASLSSRTSSFSYNQGNSKLSVERKDPLAALAREYGGSKRNALLKWCQKKTEGYPNIDVTNFSSSWSDGLAFCALLHTYLPAHIPYQELISQDKVRNLTLAFQAAESIGIKSSLDIEELMQTDRPDWQSVMQYVSQIYKYFET